GGCAAAATCGCCCAGCAGGAATTTGATGGGACCTGCCTGAAATATAGCCTCCCTCCAGTTTCCTCCGGGAATAATCACCGCAATGATAGGCATGATGATGTCGGATACGGTTGAATTGACCAGTTTTGTGGCAGCAGCACCGATGACGAACGCAACCGCAAGCCCGATCACCTGGTATTTCTGGAGGAAATCCATGAACTCCTTATTAAAGCCCTGGGCACCCTTTCCCAGTGCCATAACACCACCTTCAAGTGCCTTTTCAGCATCGCCGATTTTTTTGTCAACCATAGAATATCACCCCGGGAACATGATTGCCCCCATAATCACAAGAATATATTTTCTCATCCATTATTCTTTCGGTGATTGTTGCCCCGCATATTTGCAATAAAAGAATCCGGTAAGGATTATCGGAATAAAAAAAGCATATTTGATTAATCTCTTAATAAGGAAATTTTTAAAATTATCAGGCAAAAAGCCGGCCTAAAAGATCAGACCAGCGGTGAAGGTTCTTTATCGCCAGTGACAGGAAGCTTCGTGGGTTTGATGAGAACCGGCTCACTGGACGAGCGGATCTTCTCGATAACAAGCGCTTTTCCAACCGGGGTCATGGCAAAGACGGGTATCGCGATTCCTGCCTGGACAAGTGCGAGCGGGCCGGCGATCTCCCGGATGGGTTTTGATGCACAGGAAGTTACCAGATCGGATGCCCCGACCAATCGTGCTGCTTCGACCCGGGTCAGGCCGCTGACATGAACGGCGATGATCAATGTGTCCGGGTAGGCGGCTCGGATCGCCTCTGCCTCTGCGGGTAACGCTACGGTAACGGCTATGCGCCGGAATCCTTTGAGGTGCGCGAGTGCAACACCCGACTGCTGATCCATCCTGGCATTGACCGGATCCAGGACATATCCCCCGTTTTGCTCGATCCTGTCAATCACCGATTGGTGCGGTGACGTGCTTACGAGCCCGGACATACGGCCGCCAATTCCCTGCACCATTTCCGGCCGGGTAGCAACTACAGTCCCGGCGCCATCACACGCGATAACTGCGGCGTCAAGCATGCCGGACTGGATGCCGAAACTGATCAGTTCCGATGCCCCGAACCCGACAAACGGCCGGGTATCGAGTATCTCGCGTTCGGGAGTGCACATCCCGAATGCCTGGATCCGGTGTTCAATGTTTGCCTTGATCGCTTCCGGGGTAATCTCCGGCACGGGAAAGGCGAATCGTTTTGCCAGGGGGCAGTCATTGATGATCGGTTTTCCGACTTCGACTACCTTCCCGTCACGCACAACAACGCGGCATTTTCCTATTGCTTCGATGATGTGTTCGTCTTTAATTGCTGTCATGAGATCAGTTCCTTAAGCATAATATCTATCATCAGTATTTAGGTGCATGGTGTTGGGTAATTTTTCCCATCATTGCAACCGGTACGAATACATATCAGACAACAATACTGATATTTTTGTATGGATATGGGATCACGGCTCTGGGAGATTGACCTGTTCCGTGGCATCGCGATTCTTATGATGGTTGTGTTCCATACGGTGTTTGACATCAGCTTTTTGGGGATCGCTCCTGTTGATGTCGCGACCGGATTCTGGCGGTACTTTGCTTATCTGACCGCCTCGCTTTTCCTCCTGATTGTGGGAGTGTCGCTGATCATCAGTCATGCCCGGGCAGTGCAGAAACTTTCCGGTTTTCCGCTGGTGAAGAAATATTTTCTCCGGGGCGCAGGAATTTTTGCGCTCGGGCTTTTGGTAACGCTTGGTACCTGGTGGTACCTGCATGAAGGGTATGTTATCTTTGGTATCCTGCACCTGATCGGGATCTCGATTATGCTCTCGCCGCTCTTCTTCAGGTTCGGGAAACTGAATATCCTGCTCGGGCTCGCTTGCATTCCGGTCGGCTGGATCATTTCAGGTTTGGGCGGTCCTGCATTCCTGCTGCCCTTAGGAATAATACCGTCCGGTTTTGCTTCCGTTGATTACACACCGCTCTTCCCCTGGTTCGGGATGGTGCTGATCGGTATGGGGCTGGGCGAGTGTCTCTATACCGGAGGTGTGCGGCAGTTTTCCCTCCGGTCATTGCCGGATCTGCTGGTCAGGCCGCTCTCGTTTCTTGGCCGTCACTCACTGGTGATATATCTCGTCCACCAACCGGTAATAGTTCTCCTGCTGGCTCTGGTAACCGGTGCAAAGATTCTCTGAGTAGCCAGCGAGATCCTTTTTTCCGATCATCTCCTCACGCCAATATCCCCGG
The sequence above is drawn from the Methanomicrobiales archaeon HGW-Methanomicrobiales-1 genome and encodes:
- a CDS encoding mechanosensitive ion channel protein MscL, translating into MVDKKIGDAEKALEGGVMALGKGAQGFNKEFMDFLQKYQVIGLAVAFVIGAAATKLVNSTVSDIIMPIIAVIIPGGNWREAIFQAGPIKFLLGDFAGAIIDFIIIALVIFILVKYIMKGDVSKKM